In Topomyia yanbarensis strain Yona2022 chromosome 2, ASM3024719v1, whole genome shotgun sequence, one DNA window encodes the following:
- the LOC131680152 gene encoding uncharacterized protein LOC131680152, producing MDSNILSTKTQKLQPEDLARYLEKIKIVDGVDPYCMRFDAEMLPLTVDYDKIFAYLISKLSFRSGAPHKNVKSLDAYKTFQSGFVREVKGYKHNQVFVVFGKVLHSMSVGEAPAECWIIVNDNDSEEQALGTVLAAHCDCTAGAGETCSHVSAILYALSYAREICLGKHLSVTELPSYWIAPAGASANADLYKPIETVDFGRKRLTTCDLRDAPLDRTEEEYKKLIDNIVQTGQHVAASGAFFLRTDINVEEIEIIRCRERLESLSLQSHFNDTNVGKSLEDLVSLGKSINWTIDASDCFSIEEMTRKQHAEPLWFKLRYGRVTASIFHRCTRTSLSNPSKSLLKSIIIQKEGQNFPATLHGKRNEMKGVDAAIEVFKQSRHRNLRYGKSGLVISPLYPYFAASPDYIINCDCCGKVVVEVKCPFKFDVLSREEGINVLLNRNQPYILKNNNGYLTVNQNHAYYYQIQMQIFISNAAYGFFVIWAPKFTLFFKIKQK from the exons ATGGATTCGAACATTCTTTCAACTAAAACTCAGAAGCTGCAACCAGAGGATCTAGCTCGTTatttagaaaaaattaaaattgtggaTGGAGTTGATCCGTACTGCATGCGATTCGACGCCGAGATGCTACCACTAACAGTGGATTACGACAAGATATTTGCTTATTTAATTAGCAAATTATCATTCAGAAGTGGAGCTCCTCATAAAAATGTCAAATCATTGGACGCCTACAAAACTTTCCAATCCGGATTCGTTAGGGAAGTGAAAGGATATAAGCATAATCAGGTGTTCGTCGTTTTTGGAAAG GTGCTACACAGTATGAGTGTTGGTGAAGCTCCGGCAGAATGTTGGATCATAGTGAATGATAACGATTCCGAAGAACAAGCACTAGGAACAGTTTTAGCGGCCCACTGTGATTGTACTGCAGGCGCTGGAGAAACTTGTTCGCACGTTTCGGCTATTCTGTATGCTTTATCGTATGCCAGAGAAATATGTTTGGGAAAGCAT TTATCTGTGACGGAATTGCCTTCATATTGGATTGCTCCAGCGGGGGCTAGCGCAAACGCCGATTTGTATAAGCCAATTGAAACAGTCGACTTTGGCAGAAAACGATTAACAACTTGTGATTTGCGCGATGCTCCATTGGACAGAACCGAGGAAGAGTACAAAAAACTGATCGATAATATTGTTCAAACGGGACAACATGTGGCGGCCAGTGGTGCATTCTTTCTAAGAACTGACATTAACGTAGAAGAAATTGAAATCATTCGATGTAGAGAGCGTCTGGAATCGTTGTCGTTACAGAGTCACTTCAACGACACAAACGTTGGTAAATCGCTAGAGGATTTAGTGTCACTAGGAAAATCCATAAACTGGACCATCGATGCCAGCGATTGTTTTTCAATCGAAGAAATGACCAGAAAACAACATGCTGAACCATTGTGGTTTAAGCTGAGATATGGTAGAGTAACTGCATCAATTTTTCACCGCTGTACCAGAACCAGTCTCTCTAATCCATCGAAATCGCTTCTGaaatcaattataattcaaAAGGAAGGACAGAATTTCCCAGCTACGCTGCATGGCAAACGCAATGAAATGAAAGGAGTTGATGCAGCTAtcgaagttttcaaacaaagcaGACATAGGAATCTTAGATACGGAAAATCAGGATTGGTTATTTCCCCCCTATATCCTTACTTCGCCGCATCGCCTGATTATATAATCAATTGTGACTGCTGCGGAAAAGTAGTTGTAGAGGTCAAATGTCCTTTCAAATTCGACGTGCTATCGCGAGAAGAAGGAATCAATGTACTACTCAATCGAAACCAACcttatattttgaaaaacaacaACGGTTATTTAACAGTAAATCAAAATCACGCTTACTATTATcaaatacaaatgcaaatatTCATTTCTAATGCAGCGTACGGTTTTTTTGTTATATGGGCTCCAAAGTTTactttgtttttcaaaataaaacaaaaatga
- the LOC131682979 gene encoding uncharacterized protein LOC131682979, which translates to MWEKISITVSSELGKVIAVPECRKYWDALRESTRVYLDRSKLEKISNKSGAPADLLDLYSADIQGKFDLYQSRWPFAEEMSFYIPSCARTAYTVSLGNSGANTRLKNPIETSQTTHLEGEDWSQEFDGSSNTDTAFISPSTSGRTSRSRKGDEANLDMTLITLATSVSEFVSSRSSQKEYKFKEFHGELDNILCELPFIEAMKFNICVLEQANELLEKCRSKMDYNV; encoded by the exons ATGTGGGAAAAGATTAGTATAACTGTTTCCTCTGAACTTGGGAAAGTCATTGCAGTGCCCGAATGTCGTAAGTATTGGGATGCGCTTCGAGAATCCACAAG AGTTTACTTGGATAGATCAAAGCTCGAAAAGATAAGCAACAAATCAGGTGCCCCTGCTGATCTTCTGGACCTGTATAGCGCAGACATACAGGGCAAATTTGATCTCTACCAAAGTCGCTGGCCATTTGCCGAAGAAATGAGCTTTTACATCCCTTCCTGTGCTCGAACGGCATATACGGTATCGCTTGGAAACTCAGGAGCCAATACTAGATTAAAAAATCCAATCGAAACTAGTCAGACAACTCACCTCGAAGGTGAAGATTGGTCTCAAGAGTTTGAT GGTTCATCGAACACAGACACAGCTTTCATTAGCCCATCTACCAGCGGACGAACGAGTCGTTCCCGGAAAGGAGACGAGGCTAATCTGGATATGACTTTGATTACACTGGCAACTTCCGTATCAGAATTTGTAAGTTCTCGCAGTTCTCAGAAGGAATATAAATTCAAGGAGTTTCACGGCGAGTTGGATAACATCCTATGCGAACTCCCCTTTATCGAAGCTATGAAGTTCAACATCTGTGTTTTGGAACAGGCGAACGAACTGCTGGAGAAGTGTAGAAGCAAAATGGATTATAACGTATAG
- the LOC131682978 gene encoding uncharacterized protein LOC131682978 — MDSESDVMFMGLSVLSIGILSKIRNRKNKRSRRFWVNPYLKMRLEKGRFTKDFDDMRYWTDEFTSNFHMNAEQFDELYRRIRHKLEPKRWTRADCISAKHKLAYTVEYLAGGPFFEKYGASNYRISSTESSKILRETCQAIYEELAGTEFMEFSAKNWLGVANNFRSKWNMPNCVGAIDGKHIRIKCPPNAGSLYYNYKRYHSIILLAACDADYRFTFIDVGSPGADGDMNVFGRTKFGQDILEDCGLLELPPDASVNGIEIPFFFVGDDAFPLSSRIMKPYGTGSAFSNEQKIFNYRLSRARRTIENAFGLLTMRWGCLRSEFLCYPDKVKVIVGACCALHNFLLKSSHFDHVDRIENGVFIEGEWRRLNQLDQINLPRRGRPNEIASNIRKMLTNFFAEIDVLPFQSDRAHCI; from the exons ATGGATTCCGAATCTGATGTTATGTTTATGGGACTTTCCGTTCTGTCGATTGGAATATTGTCAAAAATCAGAAACCGCAAGAACAAGCGGAGCAGAAGATTTTGGGTGAATCCTTACCTCAAAATGCGGCTAGAAAAAGGAAGGTTCACAAAGGAT TTCGACGATATGCGTTATTGGACAGACGAGTTCACCAGCAACTTTCATATGAACGCAGAGCAATTTGACGAACTGTATCGTCGAATACGACATAAACTTGAACCAAAAAGATGGACTCGGGCTGATTGCATTAGCGCAAAACATAAACTGGCGTATACCGTTGA ATACCTTGCCGGTGGACCTTTCTTCGAGAAGTATGGAGCAAGTAACTATCGCATTAGTTCCACTGAAAGTTCGAAAATCTTGCGGGAGACTTGTCAGGCAATTTACGAGGAACTAGCAGGAACTGAATTCATGGAATTCTCAGCAAAGAACTGGTTGGGTGTGGCAAATAACTTCCGTAGTAAATGGAACATGCCGAATTGCGTCGGAGCCATCGACGGCAAGCACATCCGCATTAAATGTCCCCCAAACGCAGGGTCATTGTATTACAATTACAAA CGTTACCACAGCATCATACTCTTGGCAGCATGTGATGCAGATTATCGTTTCACTTTTATAGATGTTGGATCTCCTGGTGCAGATGGCGATATGAATGTTTTTGGAAGAACTAAATTTGGCCAGGATATTCTGGAGGATTGCGGTTTGTTGGAATTACCACCTGATGCCAGTGTGAATGGGATAGAAATTCCATTTTTCTTCGTTGGAGATGATGCATTCCCACTTTCTTCTCGGATAATGAAGCCATATGGTACAGGAAGTGCGTTCTccaatgaacaaaaaattttcaactacaGACTTTCTCGAGCTCGCAGAACGATTGAAAATGCCTTTGGCTTACTAACAATGAGGTGGGGCTGTCTGAGGTCCGAATTTCTATGCTATCCGGACAAAGTTAAAGTTATTGTGGGTGCTTGTTGTGCACTCCACAATTTTCTTCTGAAATCATCTCATTTTGATCACGTTGATCGAATTGAGAACGGAGTTTTTATTGAAGGAGAGTGGCGTCGTTTGAATCAACTGGATCAAATTAATTTACCAAGACGTGGACGTCCGAACGAAATAGCAAGCAACATACGGAAAATGCTCACAAACTTCTTTGCTGAAATCGATGTACTACCATTCCAAAGCGATCGTGCTCATTGCATTTGA